The following are from one region of the Chionomys nivalis chromosome 16, mChiNiv1.1, whole genome shotgun sequence genome:
- the Casp8ap2 gene encoding CASP8-associated protein 2 produces MAADDDNGDGTGLFDVCPASPLKNNDEGSLDIYAGLDSAVSDSTARSCVSFRNCLDLYEEILTEEGTAKEATYNDLQIEYGKCQQQMKELMKRFKEIQTQNLNLKNENQSLKKNISALIKTARVEINRKDEEINHLHQRLSEFPHFRNNHKTARTKDSRSRSPHLDDCSKTDHRVKTDVHKDAHPNTSQANLEEDGKSHPEAQNPLHLPTGVEKHCTNNVWSRSHYQGSEGNSSEDNRRGKNGIRHSHCSRGTDRPQKEKDLNNSCSDGERRDKETNSRLQGNPEKRGSSEAKSESKSSESKSSTGLGYKSERSTSCWEKEPSRERPHSRVESQNDKNLERQNERLQSTHRKELQSQDKAERKGDVKFKPAGEDQGHRGRGERALPPHSKNDMKYGFSKYHPEERRGREDCKRDRGMSSHGFQDRRYSSSLSSNRNSKYPHSKEISVSHQWENTPFKAERHRTEDRRKRERENKEESRHVKSDKKSPTEYSQRTNKETKKSTTGVKRQTEPKTGKGEGSNDEVSKGTGNKECTVKVENGPNDVKSKDLKLSFMEKLNLTLSPAKKHPACQDNQHQVTGVPKPSALCDSQSSEKTAAVACLPSVSALSPEESKLELAELKEALPVTSRFGIDTAENSTKEEKRLLVQSVENTVPQEMFVCGTEVSFPAPAEIEPTKPLLPSVEVEDSRGDARAAASVVMDALPGHASEDLGRELDTKGHNDLISCDVSEGVKAAVASKSLLQPLAEEPGISLVDCSGDSNPKLESSLDDVPIVENKSCPLDRCLSKETFVPSPQKTELIDHKIETGESNSVYQDDDNSVLSIDFNHLRPIPEAISPLNSPVRPAAKVLSMESPCVIPQYDNSRKDEILSNSTHSTFKNQSELNKENKKPVPNFDKCSEAGSCKNLSLDQLEDGEIRSDDEKSVAQKHLETSAGPRASVEVPTGKSSPGNRRSTAHVHKDHKRTVVKLPQDSITSSKRPNESRSSGTERKSKAVSVSSLEKILPLVLAPSSLWEVMHMLRMLGKHVRKSYMKFKMKFSLRQFHRIIESAILSFTSLIKYLDLSNICKSVSTLQKNLCEVIESNLKQVKKNGIVDRLFEQQQPDMKRKLWKFVDEQLDYLFEKLKKILIKFCDSVNLGSDNSEGKLGKKYKERTQHSSCQKGIMNNTKEAQREKVQKSENTMNFKSSLGCEKFEEKHQDQSNTSSSTVKHDVKRTVSTCPGNTMNSECKEQFLEVNCPNTPKPGKNEGNTMEEAHVLQHAGAKPERSFEILTEQQASSLTFNLVSDAQMGEIFKSLLQGSDLLDSSVNGTEKTEWELKTPEKQLLESLKCDSAPACTTGELVSEGASPCPKVVSDDNWSLLSSEKGPSLSSGLSLPVHPDVLDENCMFEVSSNLPLSKDNVYSSEKSKPCISSILLEDLAVSLTVPSPLKSDGHLSFLKPEVSSASTPEEVLSAHFSEDALLEEEDASEQDIHLALESDNSSSKSSCSSWTSRSVAPGFQYHPNLPMHAVIMEKSNDHFIVKIRRAAPSTSPSLKHGVVPEESLISSPRTEKDTDAAPEKEPTPLENTVLKSVEDLEDSNGNVDNSKPTHEEPNSIVQTQVPDIYEFLKDASSKVEHCDQVVDDCFKLHQVWEPKVSENLQGLPSVEKVPRSVDDHLPNIHIDLTKDPATETKNLGDLMEVTVLNIDHLECSGTNLDQDSQIIGGSLQPDTIDAFIDLTHDTSNEGKNEGNEPVSAGEDLECQVICIDEENHKEAKTGRASGPVERFVEETCIDLTPESPGSCEIKRLALKSEPPLNLDCVELPGTLGNVHKKRKNSPGLNHSSQKKQRRETDLTSNEKTKRLPQNSDGNGDAHRKQASKKRDPAVDDTTPLSSEASPGAKASATALATFPTSLSAKNVIKKKGEIIVSWTRNDDREILLECQKRMPSLKTFTYLAVKLNKNPNQVSERFQQLKKLFEKSKCR; encoded by the exons TTGCAGATAGAATATGGCAAATGTCAACAGCAAATGAAAGAGCTGATGAAAAGGTTTAAGGAAATACAGACACAG AACTTgaacttaaaaaatgaaaaccagtCTCTTAAGAAGAATATCTCAGCACTGATCAAAACTGCCAGAGTGGAGATAAACCGTAAGGATGAAGAGATAAATCATCTTCACCAAAG ATTGTCTGAGTTCCCACATTTTCGAAATAACCATAAAACTGCAAGAACAAAAGATTCAAGATCCAGATCTCCCCATTTGGATGATTGTTCAAAGACTGATCACAGAGTTAAAACTGATGTTCATAAAGATGCACATCCTAACACTTCACAGGCAAACCTGGAAGAGGACGGAAAATCACATCCTGAAGCACAAAATCCTTTACACTTGCCTACTGGTGTTGAGAAACATTGTACTAACAATGTCTGGTCACGTTCTCATTACCAGGGTAGTGAAGGTAACTCAAGTGAGGATAATCGAAGAGGAAAGAATGGCATTAGACATAGCCATTGTAGCAGAGGAACTGACCgaccacagaaagagaaagacttgAACAACAGCTGTAGTGATGGTGAACGAAGGGACAAAGAGACTAATTCCAGACTACAAGGAAACCCTGAGAAACGTGGAAGCAGTGAAGCAAAGTCTGAGAGcaaaagttcagagagtaaaagtAGCACTGGTTTGGGATATAAAAGTGAACGCAGTACCTCTTGTTGGGAAAAAGAGCCTTCTAGAGAAAGACCACACTCTCGAGTGGAAtctcaaaatgacaaaaatctaGAGAGACAAAATGAAAGATTACAAAGTACGCACAGAAAAGAGCTTCAGTCTCAggacaaagcagaaagaaaaggtgaTGTGAAGTTTAAACCAGCAGGAGAGGACCAGGGGCACCGTGGAAGAGGGGAGCGGGCGTTGCCTCCTCATTCCAAGAATGACATGAAATATGGCTTCAGTAAATATCAtccagaagagaggaggggaagggaagattgtaaaagagacagagggatgagTAGTCATGGCTTTCAAGATAGAAGATATTCATCTTCTCTTTCGAGCAACAGAAATAGCAAGTACCCGCACTCCAAGGAAATCAGTGTTTCACACCAGTGGGAAAATACACCTTTCAAGGCAGAAAGACATAGGACTgaggacagaaggaaaagagaacgagaaaacaaagaagaaagtagaCATGTGAAAAGTGACAAAAAATCACCTACAGAATATTCACAAAGgactaataaagaaactaagaaaagcaCTACTGGTGTAAAGAGACAGACTGAGCCAAAAACTGGTAAAGGTGAGGGTTCCAATGATGAGGTTTCTAAAGGAACAGGTAATAAAGAATGTACAGTGAAAGTTGAGAATGGACCAAATGATGTAAAAAGCAAAGACTTAAAGTTAAGCTTCATGGAAAAACTGAACTTAACTCTTTCTCCTGCTAAAAAGCATCCTGCTTGTCAAGATAACCAGCATCAAGTAACGGGTGTTCCCAAACCCAGTGCTCTGTGTGACTCACAGTCCTCAGAGAAGACTGCAGCAGTGGCGTGTCTTCCCTCTGTCAGTGCACTTAGTCCAGAGGAAAGCAAGTTGGAGTTAGCAGAGCTAAAGGAGGCTCTTCCAGTGACATCTCGATTCGGGATCGACACTGCAGAAAACAGCacgaaggaagaaaaaagattgtTGGTTCAATCTGTTGAGAATACCGTGCCTCAGGAAATGTTTGTGTGTGGCACGGAAGTTTCCTTCCCGGCACCTGCAGAAATAGAACCAACAAAACCCTTGCTTCCGTCAGTGGAAGTGGAAGATTCGCGTGGTGACGCGAGGGCTGCAGCTTCTGTGGTAATGGATGCATTACCAGGACATGCTTCTGAAGATTTAGGCCGAGAATTGGACACCAAGGGACATAATGACTTGATTTCTTGTGATGTTTCTGAAGGTGTAAAAGCAGCTGTAGCCAGTAAGAGCCTTCTGCAACCTTTGGCTGAAGAACCTGGCATTTCACTAGTAGACTGTTCGGGGGACAGTAATCCTAAACTTGAATCTTCTCTTGACGATGTACCTATCGTTGAGAATAAATCTTGTCCTTTGGATCGTTGTTTATCTAAAGAGACTTTTGTACCTTCACCACAGAAGACTGAGTTGATTGACCACAAAATAGAAACTGGAGAATCAAACTCAGTGTATCAAGATGATGATAACTCAGTTTTAAGCATTGACTTTAATCATCTGAGACCTATTCCAGAAGCCATCAGCCCTTTGAATAGTCCAGTGAGACCTGCAGCTAAAGTTCTTAGCATGGAGAGCCCTTGTGTGATTCCACAGTATGATAACAGTCGTAAAG ATGAGATTCTATCCAATTCAACTCATTCTACCTTCAAGAATCAGTCTGagctaaataaagaaaataaaaaaccagtTCCCAATTTTGACAAATGTTCAGAAGCAGGCTCTTGTAAGAATTTGTCTTTAGATCAATTAGAAGACGGGGAAATTAGAAGTGATGATGAAAAGTCAGTAGCTCAGAAACACCTGGAAACAAGCGCAGGACCTAGAGCTTCTGTTGAGGTGCCGACGGGGAAGAGCAGCCCAGGAAACAGGAGGAGCACTGCGCATGTGCATAAGGACCACAAGCGGACTGTTGTAAAACTCCCTCAGGACAGTATCACATCTAGTAAGAGACCAAATGAATCTAGGTCCTCGGGCACTGAAAGGAAAAGTAAAGCAGTGAGCGTCTCCAGCTTGGAAAAGATTCTTCCACTTGTTCTTGCACCCTCTTCTTTATGGGAGGTTATGCACATGTTACGGATGCTAGGAAAACATGTAAGGAAAAGTTACATGAAATTCAAGATGAAATTTTCATTGAGACAGTTTCATAGAATTATTGAATCAGCAATTTTGAGTTTCACATCACTAATTAAATACCTTGACTTGTCTAATATCTGTAAGTCAGTAAGCACTTTACAGAAGAATCTTTGTGAAGTTATAGAATCTAACCTTAAGCAAGTGAAGAAGAATGGCATAGTTGATCGCTTATTTGAACAGCAGCAACCAGATATGAAAAGGAAATTGTGGAAATTTGTAGATGAACAACTTGATTATTTGTTTGAAAAgcttaaaaaaatcttaataaagtTTTGTGATTCTGTAAACTTGGGAAGTGACAATAGTGAAGGAAAActtggaaaaaaatataaagagagaaCCCAACATTCAAGTTGTCAGAAGGGGATTATGAATAACACTAAGGAAGCACAGAGAGAAAAAGTGCAAAAATCAGAAAATACTATGAATTTTAAATCCTCACTGGGAtgtgaaaagtttgaagaaaaacaccaagaccaaagcaACACCAGTAGTAGCACAGTAAAGCATGATGTCAAAAGAACTGTTAGCACTTGTCCAGGTAATACAATGAACTCTGAATGTAAAGAACAGTTTCTGGAAGTGAACTGCCCCAACACCCCCAAGccaggaaagaatgaaggaaatacTATGGAAGAGGCCCATGTGTTACAGCATGCAGGTGCTAAGCCAGAGCGGAGCTTTGAGATCCTTACTGAGCAGCAGGCATCCAGCCTTACTTTTAACTTAGTGAGTGATGCACAGATGggtgaaatatttaaaagtttgctACAAGGTTCTGATCTGTTGGACAGCAGTGTTAATGGCACTGAAAAGACAGAGTGGGAATTAAAGACTCCAGAGAAACAGTTGCTAGAGAGTCTCAAGTGTGACTCTGCACCAGCTTGTACAACAGGAGAGCTTGTTTCAGAGGGGGCGTCTCCATGCCCAAAAGTGGTCAGCGATGATAATTGGTCTTTATTGTCATCTGAAAAGGGCCCATCTCTATCTTCAGGACTTTCATTGCCAGTTCATCCTGATGTACTTGATGAAAATTGTATGTTTGAGGTATCTTCTAACCTTCCTTTAAGCAAAGATAATGTATACAGCTCAGAAAAGAGTAAACCCTGCATTTCTTCCATACTCTTAGAAGATCTTGCAGTCTCTTTAACTGTACCGTCACCTCTGAAGTCAGatggccatttgagtttcttaaaGCCTGAAGTTTCGTCAGCTTCAACCCCCGAAGAAGTTCTTAGTGCCCATTTTAGTGAAGATGCTTTGCTTGAGGAAGAGGATGCATCTGAACAGGACATTCATCTCGCTCTGGAGTCTGATAACTCAAGCAGTAAGTCAAGCTGTTCATCATGGACAAGCCGGTCTGTTGCTCCAGGCTTTCAGTACCACCCTAATTTGCCTATGCATGCTGTCATAATGGAAAAGTCCAATGATCATTTCATTGTGAAAATACGGCGAGCAGCACCATCTACTTCCCCTAGCCTTAAACATGGCGTGGTACCTGAGGAGTCATTGATATCTTCGCCTAGAACTGAAAAAGACACTGATGCGGCACCAGAGAAAGAACCTACTCCACTTGAGAACACAGTTCTTAAGTCTGTTGAGGACTTGGAAGATTCTAACGGGAATGTTGATAATAGCAAACCAACTCATGAGGAACCAAACTCTATTGTACAAACACAGGTTCCAGATATATATGAATTTCTTAAAGATGCCTCAAGTAAGGTAGAGCATTGTGATCAAGTGGTTGATGATTGTTTCAAGTTGCATCAAGTATGGGAACCAAAAGTTTCTGAGAACCTTCAAGGATTGCCTTCAGTGGAAAAAGTCCCACGCTCTGTTGATGATCATCTTCCTAATATACACATAGACCTAACAAAAGATCCAGCCACTGAGACTAAAAACTTGGGGGATCTCATGGAAGTAACAGTTTTAAATATTGACCACTTGGAATGTTCTGGAACCAACTTAGATCAAGATTCACAGATAATTGGTGGTTCTTTACAGCCTGATACTATAGATGCTTTTATTGATTTGACACATGATACTTCAAACGAGGGAAAGAATGAAGGTAATGAACCTGTGTCAGCTGGTGAAGACTTGGAATGCCAGGTGATCTGTATAGATGAGGAGAACCACAAAGAAGCAAAGACGGGAAGGGCAAGCGGTCCTGTAGAACGCTTTGTTGAAGAAACTTGCATTGATTTGACCCCAGAGTCTCCTGGCTCATGTGAAATAAAGAGACTTGCTTTAAAATCAGAGCCACCATTAAACCTGGATTGTGTAGAGTTGCCTGGGACTCTGGGTAATGTtcacaagaagagaaaaaacagtCCTGGGCTAAATCATTCAtctcagaaaaaacaaagaagggaaacagactTAACCAGTAATGAAAAGACCAAGAGACTTCCTCAGAATTCTGATGGAAATGGGGATGCTCACAGAAAGCAAGCCAGCAAGAAGAGGGATCCTGCAGTAGATGACACCACACCTTTGTCATCAGAGGCCAGCCCGGGGGCGAAGGCTTCAGCAACAGCACTTGCTACTTTTCCAACAAGCCTTTCTGCAAAGAATGTTAtcaaaaagaagggagaaattatAGTTTCATGGACAAG AAATGATGACCGAGAGATTTTACTAGAGTGTCAGAAAAGAATGCCATCCCTGAAGACATTCACATATCTAGCTGTGAAGCTGAATAAAAATCCAAATCAG gtTTCAGAGAGGTTCCAGCAGCTTAAGAAGCTCTTTGAGAAGTCAAAATGCAGGTAG